The Elaeis guineensis isolate ETL-2024a chromosome 3, EG11, whole genome shotgun sequence region AACCTCTTTTGGGCTCATTCTAACTGAAGCTATTTAAGTGAGTTAGAGGGTCATCACTAGTGTTCGACATCATCCAATTCATTTATCTTGGTAGATTTAGCTGCGTTCCCCTCCAAACTTCATCCTCCCTGATTATAATCACAATACCAAACAGAGGCACTTTCTTTAGGGTTGGAGTGGGCTAGGTTTAGCATTTATTTTATGACCCATTGAATATTTCATGTCAAATTGCGTCTACATAGACCTAGCACAGTTGACAAAGTATCATGTATAGATTTGGTTCATAATTAAAAATCATTAACATGCATTccacaaatataaaaaatgacaACCTTTAGGCAATGCCAACAACCAAGCTATACAATATCTATTAACAAGTATACATCTGTCATTAACGACAGAAATATGCAATCAACTAGATGAAAGCACTTATTGATTCCATATTAGTTTCTTAAATTTGATGATCACGGGAGAAACTCTTATGGATTTTGGATAGAAATTCACAAGGTGACCCATAAATCCCTATTTCTTGCAGACCAGCCAAATGCAACCAAACCAAATGAGAAGATACATCTTAGCTTACGTTattatatctttttctaaaaaagaacAAAGATATCTCTCAAATTTTCAATTTAATTGCTGCAGATGGAACCACAAAGCTTCTCAACATAattttagttaaaaaaaaaaaaaactccgttTTTCAACAAAAGACAACAGTTTGAAACGGAAAATGAATGTGTTGAAGTAAATAGTCAAATTGCCCCCACCTCACCTACTTGCCCGCCCATTTATTTCCCTCCagccccctcctctctcctcaTCTCCCCCATTTCCTCTCCACGAACCAACACAAGAAGAGATGGGGAACAGTATAGGAGGCAAGAAGAGGACCGCTAAGGTGATGAAGATAGACGGTACTACGTTCCGTCTCAAGCCCCCGAGCCAGGCCGGGGACGTTCTCCGGGATCACCCAGGCTACACCATCCTCGAATCCGAGGAGGTCAAGCGGTTGGGCGTTCGGGCTCGGCCGCTTGAGCCCGAGACTCCCCTCAAACCGGGTAGGCTTTATTTCCTCGTAGAGCTTCCCCAGCGCCTGGACCTGCGCGTTCCTCGGCGCGCTTGGTCCGGGGCGCTCCAATTGAGCGCTAAGGAGCGGCTGGAGAGCCTCGTGCTCTCCCGCCGCTCCGTCTCTGACGTCACTGCCACCAAGCCGTCTTCGGTGGAGGCGGTGACCGACGGCGGCACGGTCCGCCTCCGCGTGAGGCTGCCAAAGGCTCAGGTGGCAAAGCTCATGGAGGAGAGCAAGGATTCCGCTGAGGCTGCGGGGAAGATCATGGAGCTCTGCATTGCCAAAGACAGCAAAACAGCGAAGGCGCCGGCCGTCGTGTCGCCGACTATGAAGACTGGGCGAAAGGAGgtatggtcttttttttttttttttttttttggcgtttGAATCATTCGGTTGCTGCTGTCCTGATGAGCTCGGTTTGAGTCACTGGGTTGGCTATACGAGTTGAGTCATGGTCATTTGGGCGAGTTTGAGCGCCCGTTGAGTAAAAACTGTGCATATTGGTAGGAAAAGTCTTTCCGTATTTTAAAAAACCGTGGAAGGATGGTACCTGGAAAGACATTGGGTTTGCTGGGTCGGTTAGTAGGTACATTGGGGCAAGTGCCTCACTTCTCCCatgtttcctcaaaaaaaaaaaaataaaataaaaaaaaagtcatCTCCAATTCTTTTTGGTTGTATTATTTTTAAAGAATGACAGGAAAGGATACCAGGAATGCGTTTTTGTTTTTCTAATTAGTTGGATGCCTTCTTAGTAGAAGACATCTATGTCACAGAGGTAAATTTATAATAGGATATATTGAGTCGTGTCTGAATTTAAATCACAATTGCATGTGCTTCAGAATTGGATCCGTtattctttaccattgtttaaactGCACCAGACTAATAGATGGAATTACTATTTTCTGAAGTAACTGAAGATCTGAAGGACCTACCGACATGATCAAATAAACACCTTTTGGATTAGATAAGGGGATCAAAGTGATTTATTTCAGTTGCAGATGAGGCATGACCCAAATTTAGTACACAACTTTGATACATTTGGCATTAGGAAACCCCATTCAACAACAGAATGCCATTTTAGCCTTGGCCATCCGGATGATGCCTAATCTGCAGTTCATACATTAATTTACATGCATGACACATATGAGGCATACAATAACCATGTGGATATATTAGTGAATTTTCTGTGGTGAACAATAGCTAGGGTACAGATTGTATTAATCTAGTTAATTCATCTGAATTTGCCCAACAAAGTCAAGGTTTTGAAAAATTTAAGGAGATTAAAATAAACTCTTATCAAACCTGCAACCGCTTAAACAAAGAGAGACCAACTTGCAAGA contains the following coding sequences:
- the LOC105036398 gene encoding uncharacterized protein At1g66480 — encoded protein: MGNSIGGKKRTAKVMKIDGTTFRLKPPSQAGDVLRDHPGYTILESEEVKRLGVRARPLEPETPLKPGRLYFLVELPQRLDLRVPRRAWSGALQLSAKERLESLVLSRRSVSDVTATKPSSVEAVTDGGTVRLRVRLPKAQVAKLMEESKDSAEAAGKIMELCIAKDSKTAKAPAVVSPTMKTGRKEKRTRFVTLPDEIIA